One Natrinema halophilum genomic window carries:
- a CDS encoding ABC transporter ATP-binding protein, giving the protein MATLAADASLRQAQQQDTDIAVSATGVAKTYDSRIPFTNSVDVLDNATLEVKCGEIVGIMGENGSGKSTLMQILAGVLEHDAGDVTRGGTVGWCPQEPRLYDRLTVDETFELFGRAYGMADTEIEDARGWLTDVLDFEKFHDRQIRNLSGGNRQKMNLSVALMHQPDLLLLDEPYTGFDWETFLAFWDLTEELRERGVGVAIISHIINERDRFDVIYELHDGHLHRQEVGEDVAVNPAPTADGISCERTAAFLDRDEAAGAGQCAVNTEGT; this is encoded by the coding sequence ATGGCAACATTGGCTGCCGATGCGTCTCTACGTCAGGCCCAACAGCAAGACACTGATATTGCAGTAAGCGCAACTGGTGTCGCAAAGACCTACGACTCACGGATCCCGTTCACAAACTCCGTCGACGTCCTAGACAACGCAACTCTCGAGGTGAAGTGTGGAGAGATCGTCGGCATCATGGGCGAAAACGGGAGTGGCAAGTCGACGCTCATGCAAATCCTCGCGGGGGTCCTCGAGCACGACGCTGGCGATGTTACCCGCGGCGGAACCGTTGGCTGGTGCCCACAAGAACCACGTCTCTACGACCGACTGACCGTCGACGAAACCTTCGAGCTTTTCGGGCGCGCCTACGGGATGGCCGACACCGAGATTGAAGATGCACGCGGCTGGCTGACCGACGTGCTCGACTTCGAGAAGTTCCACGACCGGCAAATACGCAACCTAAGCGGTGGGAACCGTCAGAAGATGAATCTCTCAGTCGCACTTATGCACCAGCCCGATCTCCTTCTGCTAGACGAGCCGTACACCGGGTTCGACTGGGAGACGTTCCTCGCATTCTGGGATCTCACTGAAGAACTGCGTGAGCGCGGCGTCGGGGTCGCAATCATTTCACACATCATCAACGAACGCGACCGGTTCGACGTCATTTACGAACTCCACGATGGCCACCTTCACCGACAGGAGGTCGGTGAAGACGTAGCTGTGAACCCGGCACCGACGGCTGATGGTATCTCCTGTGAACGCACGGCAGCGTTCCTCGACCGGGACGAAGCGGCCGGTGCCGGCCAGTGCGCCGTAAACACGGAGGGAACGTAG
- a CDS encoding molybdopterin-dependent oxidoreductase — protein sequence MVRRVVAGLQNVLAFVWLPPRLVDWSIFAIVCFEAASGLLSFTVGSVVWWPLFWAHRIAGLTLIVLLVFKLARVRYRLANSRQWQPSTLLSVVTLLSVFGVLATGISWVFGMDVRLSNWTLLSVHVGFGLVLIPLMLWHLTTRFRLPRRRDFDRRRTLLQYTVLLVGGAVAYRGQEFANQFLNGPGGDRRFTGSQPRDGAGNESFPITAWVADDPDPVDLSDWTLTVRGAVETPLELDYQDLSSNTERRAVLDCTSGWYTVQQWRGLRVGDVIDAAGVDEEGRFVRFVSVTGYRWSLPIHEARNALLATHVGGERLSHGHGAPLRLVAPGRRGFQWVKWVERVDVRQRGDTAQWVVTLVSGFE from the coding sequence ATGGTCCGGAGAGTGGTAGCTGGTCTGCAGAATGTCCTCGCTTTCGTGTGGTTGCCGCCGCGGCTCGTCGACTGGTCGATCTTCGCAATCGTCTGTTTCGAGGCCGCTTCGGGGCTTCTTTCCTTCACTGTCGGATCGGTTGTTTGGTGGCCGCTGTTCTGGGCTCACCGGATCGCCGGGCTGACGCTTATCGTCTTGCTCGTCTTCAAACTCGCTCGCGTTCGGTACCGTCTCGCGAACAGTAGGCAGTGGCAACCGTCCACCCTTCTGTCGGTAGTCACTCTGCTCTCGGTCTTCGGTGTACTGGCGACCGGCATCAGCTGGGTGTTCGGCATGGATGTTCGCCTCTCCAATTGGACTCTCCTGAGCGTTCACGTCGGATTCGGACTCGTACTCATTCCGCTCATGCTATGGCACCTCACGACCCGATTTCGCCTTCCGAGACGACGCGACTTCGACCGACGTCGGACACTCCTACAGTACACTGTATTACTCGTCGGCGGTGCAGTGGCATATCGTGGACAGGAGTTCGCAAATCAGTTCCTGAACGGGCCTGGCGGAGACCGGCGATTCACGGGATCGCAGCCGCGAGACGGAGCGGGCAACGAGAGTTTTCCGATCACCGCGTGGGTCGCCGATGACCCCGACCCTGTCGATCTCTCAGACTGGACACTCACCGTCCGCGGAGCGGTGGAGACGCCGCTGGAACTCGACTACCAAGATCTGTCCTCTAACACTGAACGACGAGCGGTATTAGACTGCACGAGCGGGTGGTACACGGTACAACAGTGGCGTGGTCTCCGCGTCGGGGACGTGATCGATGCGGCCGGTGTGGACGAGGAAGGCCGGTTCGTTCGTTTCGTCTCGGTCACCGGCTACCGCTGGAGTCTCCCGATCCACGAGGCGCGGAATGCACTCCTGGCGACCCATGTCGGCGGCGAGCGCCTCAGCCACGGCCACGGAGCCCCGCTGCGACTCGTCGCCCCTGGCCGACGGGGGTTTCAGTGGGTCAAGTGGGTCGAACGAGTGGATGTCCGACAACGCGGCGATACGGCGCAGTGGGTTGTAACCCTGGTCAGCGGATTCGAGTGA
- a CDS encoding GNAT family N-acetyltransferase gives MEYELLGWPPDGPKLRLDHERFSYAGKFVMTNTGKAVARADDGSIVAAIAFNPDRTDDATLWLRYVTVAGDRRGEGIGPALVRLVRDRAVERGYDRLRIAVNNPYAYEALYRSGFAYTGATTGIAELVLEFPRPTEDGGWNERERYQAGLDEFRGRDLTADEDTFLESRRDSGPPEVESRAG, from the coding sequence ATGGAGTACGAACTGCTCGGCTGGCCCCCTGACGGACCGAAACTCCGCCTCGACCACGAGCGGTTCAGCTACGCCGGCAAGTTCGTGATGACGAACACCGGCAAAGCGGTGGCTCGAGCCGACGACGGGTCGATCGTCGCGGCGATCGCCTTCAATCCCGACCGCACGGACGACGCCACGTTGTGGCTGCGCTACGTGACTGTCGCCGGTGACCGTCGCGGCGAGGGGATCGGCCCCGCGCTCGTCCGCCTGGTCCGCGATCGGGCCGTAGAGCGCGGCTATGACCGGCTCCGGATCGCTGTCAACAACCCCTACGCCTACGAGGCGCTCTACCGGTCCGGCTTCGCCTACACCGGCGCGACGACGGGCATCGCCGAACTCGTGCTCGAGTTCCCGCGGCCGACCGAGGACGGGGGCTGGAACGAACGCGAGCGCTATCAGGCGGGACTCGATGAATTCCGCGGACGTGATCTCACCGCCGACGAGGATACGTTTCTCGAATCGCGACGTGACAGCGGGCCGCCCGAAGTCGAGTCGCGGGCGGGATGA